In the genome of Notamacropus eugenii isolate mMacEug1 chromosome 7, mMacEug1.pri_v2, whole genome shotgun sequence, the window TATCAAGCAATGCTTCTACTTAGACAATCTTAATACAATTTCTAGGTAATATTTAAGTagtacttgaaggtttacaaagtgcattataattattaactcatctgaccctcacaaaaaccctgggagacaggtgctattattattaccatttacagatggggaaactgaagctaagggtctaaatgtcttgcccaagtcCACATAATGACAGGCAtcggaggcaggatttgaactcagatctttcctgaCTAAGGCAACATCGTTCCTTCTCATGTGCTATCTGGTTGCATAGCTTATtaatttcatctggaaaatatatGACTAAGAATTACAGCCTATTCTATTTTCATTTGGCCAAGAAATTTGTGGTAATTTCTAAATGTCTCTTGCCGTCTGTGACAAGGTCATTTCTGGCTCAGACCTCTTGCTGCTGCTGTGATGAGAGAAGTGCTGTGATGGGAAAGAAGGCATGATTCCAAGTTCTTGCTGCTGCTTGGGTAAGAAGAGGACACTGCTCCAGTCTCCTTTTTGGGCTTCCAGGCATTGTTCCAGGAAGCAGGAAGGTCATGACATCTGCAAAATCAAACCACTGCTCCTGCTCTGACCAGTTGTCAGacattcattctttccctttctgatATTTATTTCCAGCCATGTACACTATTATCTTCCCTTCCAACTTCCTGTAAAATTCTGGGTTTTTTATGTTGCTGATATATTCACACTCTGCATAAGGTTGCTGAAGCTGATACCCTGGGCTCATTGACTTGTATACATTCAGTCTAGTCTGCACGGAGGGTAACAGAGCTGCAGGTTACTGTCTGCATTGTTGACTTGGTGATTGCGCTACCTAATCAATGAAACCTTGAATCATCTTTATTTCACAGGATTCTGGCTCTGAATGAAGATCTGGGTTCTGTGAGCTTGTTTCCAAACTAACTGCCATTGCCTAACAGTCAGGACATCTTCTGAGATAGAACTTATCTCCCAGATACATTTTTAAATTCTCAGTATTGCATGAAGTAGAGTAGCTAGATGCTACAGTGGAaaaagtgctgagcctggagtcaggaagaagactCTTAAGAGTTTAAATCTTTCTTAAGACACCCTTCCTAGCTGtatcaccctgggtaagtcacttaaccccttttgcctcagtttcctcatctgtaaaatgagttggagaaggaaatggcaaattactccagtatctttgccaagaaaagtccaaatggggtcatggagagttggacatgactgagcaacagcatGGAATTAAATGAGTGATGTAGGAAGAAGTTTTGGTTTACTCCTTTGTAAGAAATACTTCTTTGAGGTGTACAGGCACACATacagatgcacacacatgtacatacacacgcacacacacagacacacacacatacacacaacatacacacacacatatgtatatatattttagaagggGGACTTGTCTGAAAGATTCTTAGTTCCTCTAGCattctagaggcagctaggtagcccacTGGATTGAGCTTTGGACTTGGAGTTGAGaagttccaagttcaaatctggcctcagactcttatagCTATGTCacactggataagtcatttcacctctgtgaaATCTGAAAAActgtgataataacagcacctccctcctagAGTTTGTTgtaatgagatagcatttgtaaagtgctttgccaatctTCAAGTACTATAAAATACtggttattattttattgtaGGCTTCTAACCTACAGCTATTTAGGTTTAAGTTTACCTTCACAGAGAATATAATTTAGATGCCAAGTCTTTGATTACTTTCATTAGCTACCTTGCCTTATCTCAAATGTCTCCACAATAGACTTCTAATGCCACAATTTGCTCATGTGACCAACTCAGCTTCTAGGCTTCATGAGGGCAGAGGAGGGTATTGGAAGAGATAGCTTCATAGCATCTTAAACAGAGTGTCTTCAAAGTATGtttttcaataaatacttgttccctgaAAAATGATTATTGCAATTCTTTGGGACAGAAGGGATCCTAGAATGATTCCAAGGGAGTTAACACAAGCACTACCTGTCCACTTATGCCACAGGGCCCTGGACAGCCCTTGGCTTAAATAAGCATCTCTATTTCAAAGTAGACTACTAGAATAtaatggaagaacttaaaaactCTTACAACATGTAGGGATATGAGTAAAGAGAGTTGCTGAATTAGCTCAATTCTCTCTAAAGCTTGTGTTGATTATAAGTTAAATTAAGATAAtttaaacttttgaaaaaatttgAGACTAAATTACAAGTCTActaattaaaatgtttattgacataCATATCTACCCAATCAGAAGGAGGCCCATAACACAAGGGTGGTTGTGATTTCTCAAAGAAGGTTCTAATCCATTCTGTCATGGTTAACATTCCTTCTTGTCCAGAGGTTTAGCTTTCCTGGGTGCAGTATAGTCTCCCAAGATTTTTTGAGGTGGGGGATGGGAAAGAGTTGTAGCTTCCTAGGCCCATCTTCGGTAGGACTGAATCCATTCCATTATATCAACAATGAAACATATCCAATTGTATCACCAGACTTGAGTGGCAGGttagaggattttaaaaattagccTCTTAATCAGTTCCTGGAAGCAAATAGAACATTATTTTTATGCAGATTAAAGGACAATTATTTGAAGCCTTTTCAACTGAGGCAAGATTTGGGGACAGTACAGAAGGGGGAAGGGCACCATTTATCAAATGTAGAGACATTTCAATACTCTTCTTTAACCACGTTCTAAACATGTTGAAATCTAATTAAGTAGAGTTCTATTACAGATACTATGGACTTTCATGAGATAATTGTGTTTCAGTTTTTGTTGCACATTACATAGTGGTTTTCATTCCCAGACTTAGATGACTATCCACTACAGTAATTCCCATAATGCACTGCAAGCTTGGCACCATCCTACATTGGCAGATGAGTGTCTCCTCTCAGTATTAACATGGTAGGACTGGTGGTAGAGTCGGGATCCTGGGGTGCTATCAGAGGAATCATCAGATTGCCTCCTGTTGGAGTCAGCTCTGAAGCAGAAGAAGGAAGCTCCCTGGTGTTATTGGGATTCACATCTGCCAAGGCAGAGAGATCGCCCAAGAATGTCTGTCTCATAGCTGTCTTTTTAGGGCCAAGGAGCATTTTACGGGTTTGGAAAAACCCACCGTTTGGTGCTTCGGTGGTGCTCCCCTCAGCTGTTCTTTGAATTCCATCTGGGATGGTAGCTTCAAATACATCATCTGGACCACTGGGAGTTGGGAACTGGCCTTCTGGGGCTCCCCAGAAGATGGgatttcctcctgtttgtcctgcAGGAAGAGCTGTGTCCTGGGCATTAGCATTTATCTTTTCTTGGCCAGTTGGGAGCATGGCTCCGGTACCAAAAGGTTGGATGAGAAGTCCTGTGAAGATCTGTGGGGCCATTGgctaagagagggagaagggggagagagagagagagagagagagagagagagagagagagagagagagagagagagagagagagagagagagagagagaatatttttaGGAATCTCTATTTGGTTGTACCAGAAGGTATTATCATTTTTGTGTTCTCAAGGGTTTGGCCTGGGAGCGGGGAGTATGGGTACAGAGAAAACAGCACAGCTATAGCCATTTTGATCCAGACTGTGCCTTGCTTACTTGAGCCCAGTCTAATGCTGATTTCATTGGACTTTCTGTTACAGTCCTATCTCCTTTACCATAACACAGTGAAAAAACCTCATAATTTAGAGAGCTGAAGCCTTGAGCTTGAACGCTCCTAACGGATGATGTTGGGTAAATCATACCTTCTTTGGGCttccgtttcttcatctgcaaaatgagggtgttgtactagatgacctctaacactccttctagctcttaatctaCAATTCGGTTGCTAGAACTTTTGCCTACTAGGTtatcttccatttactctgtatgtatcttttaGGTAtccatttatttacattttatctctcccattagaacataatCTACATCATTATAGGGTTGGTTTGTTTCTTCTTGGTATCCCTAacacttggggcagctaggtagcagagtggatagagctctgggcttagagtcaggaagacctgaattcaaatttgacctcttaCACTTATTAAGATATGGGACTCTGGGCAAACACTTAACtgtgtttaccttagtttcctcctcttaaaatgagctggagaaggaatggcaaaccactccagtatctttgccaagaaaaccccaaataggatcacaaagaatcagactcctctgaaaaaatgactgaacatgcgTAACACTTAATGCAACACATggaacaaaataaatgcttaatcaatgcttgttgattggttgattggtgAGCATCCATAATCCAGAAGCCTCATttcaaataaaacattatttaactTGCTGTCATCAAGCAAGAGGCTATAAgatcataaggtcatagattcTGAGCTAGTAAgaaacctcagaagccatctaatccagacccttcactttacagatggcgAAACAGATTCAAgtaagttaaataacttgtccaaggtcacacaagcactAACTGTCCAAGCTACCTCAGGGTAGAAAAACATTCAATCATTTaatcaaatagcatttatttagGCATCTACTATGGCCAAGCATTCTGCTAACCACTTGGGAtacaaaacattaaaaagtttcttctctcaaggaactgaCATTTATTCTTACATCATCCATGTAACTACAGTTGACTCAGAAAagatttatttataataaaatttagatGAAAAAGATTAAAGTAAACTAATAGGAAAAGCATAAATTTAAACAAGTTGTGTaatcctcttttcttctgtgtTCCTAGGTTGCTTTCTTCTGACTCATTTTTCAGTGGCTTTGAAATATTTTGCTTGAAAAATTATTCCTGGGGCCATGACCACATGTACTTTCCTTGATTCCCTCAAAGAGTCCCCACTTTACCCAGTTCTAATCACCATAGTTTGCACAACTGAGATAAATCATGTCTACTGATGCAATCTATAGAAATGGAAGTGTGTTATGGATGGATTTCCTTTTGCAAGAAGGAATTTTACATGACATTTCATGAGATTTTCTGTGCAAACATGACTATATCACTGGGCTTAGTTTTATGCAGGGCAGCGGCCTCAACAACTGTGTCCTTTGAGGCAAATTTAAAATAGAGCAGAACGTGTTGGTAGAAGACCATTAAAGACGTGGCATCATTGCTCAGAAAATAAATAGCAATAACACTACCTGTGTTGCACTAGTAGTAGCAAATGACATGAACGATGATTGTTATTCATGGATGAATTTGATTATTATACCAAAATCTGGTAAATTTCAAGTCTAaaacctcttttcctctttcaattGCATAAAAAAATATTCCTCCCACCTCTCATGCATTTTccagcagctaggtggggcagtggtagagactgggcttggaatcagcaagacttatctttctgaattcaaattcagtctcagacacttgctagctgcatGACCGCAGGTAAggcacttcatcctgtttgcctcagttcctcatctataaaatgatctgggaaagtaaatggcaaacaactttagcatctttgccaagaaaagcccaaatggggtcatgaagagttgaatataactgaaaacaactcagtGACAAAAACATTTACCTCAAGCCATCATTGAGCTACAATgcctagcacttaataaatatttatcaacttGATTCCTCTCTTTATTTGGCTTTATTGGACACCAACTAAACTGGCGTGggtaaatatttcttgaaagcTAGTTTTTGCCTTTTGGAGTATCAATAAGTCTGATTATTAGCCATCAATGACAAGTGTTCCATTGCCCCAGTCGATGGGTAATAGATCACTAATCTCAAAGGAATGTGAGAACAGTTATAACCATggaggttggtttttttttcttcatgaagaTCTGTGCCAATAGAGTTAATCTCTCTACCAATGAATGCATGTATTGCTATCAAGGCTTTGCAAGAgttctttagtttttcttttggagttttcACTGCGCATTGATAAGTTTTATATGCAACTCAAACAATGTGAGGCTTCATTAAGCTTGTGGAATCACTATTGGAGCAGGATGAGAACATCTAAGTTCAGAGAAAGAGTAATTTAATAAGCCTACTGAGTTTTTAATGTTATTTATGGCTTACATTGGCATTCAGAGTCTATTACTTTAAATGTAAGACATATAAGGACACAATATAACATtgttaaagaaatgaagagaatttgaaatattTGATTATTTTACCAATTCTTCTGAGCTTAGTAAGGCaccctaaaaacaaaacaatgaaacaaaggcATTAAGTATGTTTTAATGCAGGTAAGACAAAATACATATGGTCTAACTTAAAcaatattttcagacttttacaAAGAAAGATTTCCTGTTCTCAGAATCTGTTTAACTTTTCTTGTTCCTAACACACAACTTATTGTGACTCCATCCAAAGGGCCCAGGAACACATCTGGAACTAATTCAGAAATCCAGGGTCAGATGAGCAGGAAGTGCTAGGTGGATTTGAATTTTAAGTCTTATTTTActctgatattttattttctaccttGTTGAATTCTAGTATTGAGATTAAGAATTATCATTCAAAAAGAATTCTTCACTGTTTGCATGTTATAGATCATTAAGAGAAACAGTTGAATATGAACATTTCTgggtaaaatataatttaaagagAATAAGTTCAAGGCTAGGGGGAAAAAGCATACCACCAGATTACTGAGCATTATACAAATCCCATTGGAGGGTTGGGGGTGTCTCATCAATGCAGCACAAATAGTACAGAAGCCTTTATGGGGTTATTTAGGGTAAGAGTGATGGCTTTTTAAAACATCCACAGTATAGCCACACatactttattttatctttcaagaATTCACAGCTTCATTTAGTGGGTACTTTCTATATGGACCCAGATTGCTAACCCTTCATGCCTTATTTGATGGTCTTTATGTGTTGCTGTGGCTCCAAATATTTATCAGTTGGTGAACATCTTCTGATGATGAAGTTGGTAGGACTGGTTTTCAGTTTAGAGCTAGTATAATAAGAGCTGACCTTTGGGCAGTAACTTAAGGGTTAAAATCTCTTGTACATCGCATTTCTCTAACCTAAagaagtagttgctattattatctccatttgacagataaagacaTCAAAGATGAAagaagttaagcgacttgtccagggtcacacagctaagaagtgtctgaagcaagcTTCAAACTcgggtcttcatgattccaagcctAACACTCTATGCACTACGGTAACTCCTATCTACTTCAAGTCACCACTATACCTGCCTAACTGTGTGATGCATAGTCGGTCACCAGTCCCATAATCAGACTTCCTAACCTTTGCTCCCTGCCCCACAGAGGCTATGCCCATGCTGGTCTGAGGCATTAGAGTGAGAAGTTATTGGGCTTCTGCCCACCTTCTGAGGCCCAACAGCACCAGGTGTGCAGAAGTTCAGCTGGAGAAGGTGAGTCACCATCTGATACAATTTTGGAACCATAGCAACTCATAAAGAGTTCTCTTGCACCAAGGGGTTACACTGAGATTTGGGGAAAGACATTGTTTATATTATGATAATGGTAGGATGGGTAAccacaaaaatgaaaatcatgaGTATGTTATTTAACTAAGTAACTAAGAATGATCACCCAGGCAAATAAtgattccccgccccccccccccccccaagacagCTAAGTTATGAAGTAGAGATCTGAGAAATGATCATCTTACCTGGGTTCCAATTTGTGCTACAATTACAGGGAGCAcctaaaaataaagtgaataatgCAGTAAAATTaggattacttttatttttaagaggAAACTAAAAATGAAGATGTTAACTTAAATATTACATTAAAATTTGCCTTTATTGATGTCCCCAGAGCTGACGCATAGAAGGCATTTGATATACTTGTTGACTTACTGATTTGGAACCTGTTCTCTCCCCCCCTGTCTTTCTCCCTGCTCATGTCTGCCACTACTCGTGCCTGAGAGCTTTCGAGTGGTTGGTTTGTCCATGAGTATTTCAAATGTGTAAGCtctagaggagaggagggaagaatgaTGTTGGGCAGGCAGAGGCTCCTTAGTGGGGGACACCATTCATACATGCACAGTTAATGTAGTGATGCTATCCCAGAAACCTAGAGTAAAAACCAGTTTGCTCATGTGCTCCCCCTGGTGACCagacaaatatttgaaaggcttttGTTCAGCctttttttcagtggtgtctgactctgtgaccccatttgtggttttcttggcaaagatactggaacagtttgccatttctaactccagatcatttttacaaatgagaaaccgaggcaaacagagttaaatgacttgcccagggtcacacagctaggaagtgtttgaggccagatttgaactcaggaagtttagtcttcctgactccaggcctggtgctctatccactgcagcgccacctagctgtcattTGAAAGGTAACCATGTAGTAAAGggattacacttttttttttttgcttgggtTTGTACAAAGGACAGTATTAGGAGTAATGGGTGGAAGCTAtgattattgatttattgatctaCTGAAAAAATTCCTGACAGCCAGAATGATCCCTCAGTGGAACTGTCTGCCTTGGTGGTTTCCCTCTCAACTTGAAATTTATAAGTAAATACTGtatcctgtgtgtatgtgtgtgtgtgagtatttGTTCAGGAATGAGATGGACCTCTGGGGTCTCCTATAGCTCTAAGATATTCTTCAGTTCTAAGAGAGTTCCAATAGATAGGAAACATTTTGGTTCTAAAGATTTCTATGTATACTTTTAAAGAATCCTGATAAAATATTGTATTGTAGTGAGGAAAAGTGCTGTGGGTAAAACCTCCTCTCGTTCATCTAAAAATGAATTATTGGAGAAGAACATAGGACTTACTTGTGGAGATACTTGCTGTGGGGTATTTGCATCTGTCAAGGTCATTGGGATTATTTGGATGCTAGGTACTAGTCCTGCAGCTGGATTTATCTGTAGGATAGTAAATTCcagttaataaatgtccattTGGAAAATACATGCTTTTCATGTAGAACTTGTTTAATGAAAGGATTAGGTATAGAATGGGAAGTGAAAAAAGACCCATTTAATCATTTAGCGAAATCAGTGAAAATCAAGGCTCTCCATCAAATTTAGCGTGGGATCCTAGATAATTGACTCTTCATTCTTTGCAATAACATCAACAGCTTCTGGTatttaccttccttccttccttccttccatccatccgtccttccttacttccttcctcccttccttccatctttccttccttccttccctccttccttccttcctccttctctctctctctttctttcttttctcttctttccctatctTACCTAGGCTGAAAGTATAGTTCCCACTTACAGTCCAATCTCATGGCTTATTAGCACAAAATCTTTGACCTGCTCCCTTTCCAATCTTGGCTTGTTCAGCTCTTCTTAGGCAGTAGGGAGCCTTGATACTCTCCTCAACCCCCACTTAGTGAGGACACTGGATCTGCTTTAGCCCCCttgcagctcagaactctcaAGTTCAAGTGATTCATCAGCCTGAACCTCTCCAGTAGCAGAGTTTTCAAGTTTTCATGAACCACCGTGCTTGGCATCTACTTCCTTTTTGACAGAAATCTGATCTAGGTATAAGTATTCTTACAAAAGTTCTATAGGATGGAGTAGCACAGTCTCTTAGTTTGAGTTGCTTGTGACTGTccagaggaaaagaatgaatgacaGATCTTAACTGGGGAAGGAATTGTCATGTCGATGATGTTAGAGTGAATGATGGGGATTGACTTTTAGGTACCGTACCACTGGTCATTGTTGTTTTGTCAGAGGTCAGGACAGTGGTTGTGGTGGTGGCAGAAGTACTGGTTGTTATTATGTATATCAGAACTGCAAAACATCTGGCCTGCCGAAGGATTTTGGGTGGcttgtgaaaaatgtagaggatgtaaaacAGGCCTGTACCACATACGGCCTGCCAATGGATGTTGAGTGGCCCATGAAAAATGTATCTTTTGTGGGCTGCCCAATATCCATTGGAGAGCCATATGTTGCACAGGCctgatgtatatgtatgtatatttgggGGTCTGTAGTGGAGGGTGCAACATTGGGACTGAGGAGGAATAGTCTAGAGAACAAATTTCATTCTTTCAAGAGATTTTCTACGAGAAAATCCTTTATGTTACTTATTTGAATTCTTGGACAGTCTTTCTCTTCACATTTCATCTGTTCTTTCatcttaatattaaaaaattaataatagatTCAAGACTAACTACAAGTGAATGAATATAAAGAGACACTCACCAGTTGCATGTCTGTCCCCAGAGAGAACATTTGTGTCAGCGGTATTTGGCCCAAAGCAGGAAAGAGCTGAAAAATGTGGAAAATGgtacatgaaagaaaaaagcaacaagTTTCATCGTAGCTTCAACTGTGCATCCTTTCAAACAACCTATGTcttatgtaattaaaataaaaagacaaatttcATCATCAGGATCTCCTAATAGCTTCTGAAAATGAtagtgtcatagatttagatctgaacgTGACACCAGAAGCCCTTCGCTTATGGACATGTAAACTCAGACAAagatcagttaagtgacttaaccagcatctcatagctagtaaatatttgaggtgggatttgaacctagtcctGTGTCCTCTCCTCCACACCACATTGTGTTTCTCACTTAATGTAGTGGGAAAAAAACCAAGTAATAAGCCAATTAATATGTTATTAAGAGCCTCCTATATACCTCTTATATatctaggtgctggagatacaaggacaaagaacaaaaagTAGCTATTCCTAAGGATTTTATAttctaacagaaaaaaaacatggGTGTTTATTtgtatagatacacatgtatgtatacaagtATGTGTATGTTAATGTTGAATCATCAATATGTAGCATATGTTCTGGGCCACTCTTTCACCTCACAAGGGCATTTACAAGCTGGGTCCTCAGAAAGGGGCCAATCCAACCCCTCAAGGTTCTAGCCTAATCTCTCTAAATCTATtgctgtttttttgtcttttgttctcaaagaggaccagtgacatcaggagggtgatgacttgcaagtgaattggatttaagtgaggtcgtcatcagccttacttctccagggtcatctgagtccagtggcaagacacagatcaggacaactggggaTGACCTCAGACTGGACTTTTTAacctaagatctttcccaggtttcaatttgtctgagacaacacccattcattgattTAAGGCTAGgctaagaaatgaggcaaaagatggcctagtttgcctacTTGAAAAtcagtctgagaggggaagactctcGGGGATTTTGACCAGAAAAAGAAACGTTTGCTTTTTAAACTCCCCTTGAGCCATCAAAAcctaaacaatgaccaagtgaagCTTGGgctggaacctatcatgagctaACCAGGGAAAGCCTCAACTGGTATGCTTCCCTCCATGATTTTAAGTTGATATCAACTTAATAAACTAGacttaatttgtttttagaaatGAGTGTTTTACTAAGGTCTTATAGTTAGAAAGGTTGGTAGAAAAAACTTTCTCCAAAATCTGTGATACCCTCTTCCAAATGTGCACTCAAAGTTCAGGAGAAAGTATCATCAAACTTAGCTAGAACGCATGGTGAAGGGGTAATTCAAAACTCCTGGTTGCTGAAAATCCCTTTGTGATGTAGTATGCATGTGTAGCTTCTCGACTGGGCTCTTTACAGTGCTGAAGCTAGCTTTTCTTAGTGTGTCTGGTTTTTCTTCATCTCACAAAGTAGATGAGGGATGCTGCTAAGAGTAGGATGCCAATGATCCTCCAAAGTTCACGAGGTCagggggagtgagggagaaaacCAAGTCCTCCAAGGTCAAGGTGGACACAAGAGATCATCTTTTCCTTCCCAAGTGATTCCTTCTTAGGGGTTTGGCTGGAAACTTCTGCCCTAAGTTGTCACACTTGAATCTCTAGGTTCTGAACTCATCTGATAATTATGGTTTACCTAGGAAGTATAGTTTAGAAAGAATAACTGCATTTTCTGAATTAATTGAGATTTCCTTCCTGTGCTACTTCACTTTAGTTCATTCAGTACATTCTGAGGGCTTTCCTTGTACTTGAAATAATCTCTTCTGACAAAAATTTTGGAATCTTTTCAGTTACTTTAAGTTGGATGGGTTGATTTGATTGAGTAATCAACCTACATctttataaatataaagttaatcaatacaaatatttataaaggcaTTAAATATAAGGTGGAGGCAGCTAGAGGGTATAGTGAGTAGATagcatgctggacctggaatcaagaagactcatcttcttaagttcaaatctgacctcagatacttgctagctgtgtgatcctgggcaagtcactcaactctatttgcctcagttgcctcatctgtaaaaatgaactggagaataaaacagcaaaccattccagtatatttgtcaagaaaacccccagtgagGTCATaaagacatgattgaaaaatgactaaatgataacaacaataaatataaggtagtttgagAGGAAGGACGTTAGCAGTTGGGGGAATCCAGAAAAACTTCATGCAAAAGATGACAATTCAGCTGTGccttaaaggaagacagagacTAGTGGTTGAAGTAAGGAAATAATGCATTCTGTGCCTTGGAATGGCCAATTCAAAGGCCTGGAGAGAGGGATGAATTAGAGAGAAGACTGGTTTGGCTGGGCTGAAGAAGTGAGAGAGGAGGTAATGTACAACAAGGCTGGGAAGACAGGGTTGGTCTGGATGTGTAGGACTTGAAAAGCCATCAGAGAggtttatattttgtcctagaagCCTGGAAGCCTCTTGGGTTGATCGTGTAGGAGAGTCATATCAGCAGAATTGCTTTAAGAAAACTTGGTTTGGAGCAGTCTGTCCCTTGGACACAAAGTCTCCATTGGGCAGATCGCTCAgcagtattttctcttctttgcagTTCAGCTCTATTGTCAGGACCACTTCATTCTTGAATCCATAGCAGGCTCTTTTCTTTGCTGCCAGAAGTTCTGTTCCTTGAAGTTGTTTCCAGCCTTAGATGCTGCCTATCTTTGACCATATGTCTGCAGAGTGTGTTTCTCTGTTCCCCAAATAACTTTGTGACCATCACACAATGCCATGGCATATgaaggatgggaaggagagaaaaaagatccCTGTTCCCTCCCATGGAGTGAAGAACAATTATCTTTCATGGGCTATGTTCTACTATGAATGTTGCTTCTtatgttgactgactgaagagCTTAGCAAGCTGGCTTTTTAAACAAGAGAAAAGGGTGATCTGCTGCCCATCCATGACGAGCGCCCCTCTATCTCCATCTGGGAGATTtcacagagaggaggagaggacaaCAGAGTGTTCATACCTTGTTAACACATTCACACCTCGCCTTCTCTACTTCCTATTCCTTTATTTCCTGTCTTACAtttaaaattcatcattttattttctgtgattgtATCAATAACTGGGAGAAATCAGTTTTTCTAGAaaatcattttctcattcttacatttatatgtacacatataaggaGCATGTAAGTTACCTGAGGATAGAAATTGT includes:
- the AMTN gene encoding amelotin, with the translated sequence MKTAVLLFGLLGTIQAFPILQLMRMYPVQGLGQQQAQQQFVPGMGLPPANLVLDQSALLTPQQPNQLFPALGQIPLTQMFSLGTDMQLINPAAGLVPSIQIIPMTLTDANTPQQVSPQVLPVIVAQIGTQGALLSSEELPMAPQIFTGLLIQPFGTGAMLPTGQEKINANAQDTALPAGQTGGNPIFWGAPEGQFPTPSGPDDVFEATIPDGIQRTAEGSTTEAPNGGFFQTRKMLLGPKKTAMRQTFLGDLSALADVNPNNTRELPSSASELTPTGGNLMIPLIAPQDPDSTTSPTMLILRGDTHLPM